The region GCAGGACCACACCCAGATCCATACCCACATGTGTTACGCGGAGTTTAACGACATCATTAGCGCCATTGCCGATCTGGATGCCGATGTCATCACCATCGAAACTTCCCGCTCGCAGATGGAGCTTCTGGATGCATTCGCCCGTTTTGCGTACCCGAACGAAATAGGGCCTGGGGTGTATGATATTCACAGCCCGAGTGTACCAACCGTGGCCGAAATGGTTGAGCTTCTTCGGCAGGCAACTCAGGTACTGCCCGCCCGGAACTTGTGGGTTAACCCCGATTGCGGCCTGAAAACGCGCCGGTGGCCAGAGACGACCGAAGCCCTGAAAAACATGGTACAGGCGGCCCAAACCGCCCGTGAGACCATACTGGAAGCGGTGTAAGTACACAGGTCTTCGACTTCGGGTCGAAGACCTGCTTTATTTTTCCCATTTAAGCCCGATTTTCATATCTATTGACCACTCTCGTTCGCAGGCTGAACGAGAGAAAGAAACCAATCCGGATTTTATAAACTTCCGCTAGTCAGAACGAATGAATTATAAAGCCATAACTACCTTAAAAAAAGCCGATACGGAAGGGCGCATACCTCATCATACACTGGATCAGTATGTTCGTAATGAGTTAGCGCAGCAACTGATTAAAGCCCTGAAGCCAGCCCTTGCCATTGATCGCCCTACCCCCGAAACAGCCTCTGCCAGTTTGGCAAATCCGTTGATGGTTGACTTCACGACTGAACTATTCATTCTTAAACCCAACCAGTGGCAACAAGTAAAAAACGCCCTCAATGAATCGGTCGACACCTTTCCCCCTAACCAGCAACGTCTTGTTCAGCAATTAATTAATGAGATCGAAACGACGCATGCAGATCTGCCGCCGTCCACGTAAGCATAGACCATCCGCTTACGTCGCGAAACGGTTGCCCGGTCTATGCGAACAGCTGACCGGGTGAGACTGGCGGGCACACATACTCGTTAATTCGTTGGCTTATCGGGCAAGGGTGCGGATGCGTGGAATTCGGTGTAGATGCGGTGCATGTACTCGTCCAGCAGGGTTCGAATGCGGCCCCGATCGCCGGCTTGGGCGATGAGCCCGACGTGGTATTCGCGGCTGATGCGCCAGCAAACTTCCGGGTCGCTAAATACCGACAAGTCGGGCCATTGCTGCCGGGCGAGGGAAATAATCAACCCGGCATGGCGGCCCGTATCGGTGGGCGGAATGTAATGTTCTTTATGCGCAATGGCGGTTTCGAGTTTAGCCCATTCGCGCCATAGGTTCACGCCCGAGGCCGCTTCGACCATCTCGGCAATGTGAGCGCCACCCACGCGCGAGGACGTTTCCAGAAAATATAGCTCCCCGTCATGATCGCCCCGGATATATTCGGAATGTGAGGCACTATACCGCATCCCGAAAGCCGACAATACCTGATCGTTAATCTGCCGTAGCGCGTCGGTTTCGGGCGTGTGGAGGGGCAGCGTTACCGTCCGGAAAATGCCGCCCCCATGCGACACTTCCATCGGCGTCGCCAGGTATTGGCTGACCCGCGTAAACACGGCTTTGCCATCTACCGATAAAGAGTCGACATGGTAGACCGTCCCCGGCTTAAACTCCTCGATGAGGTAATTATGTCGGTTCTCGCCCAGCAAATGAATAGCCGACCAGGCTTCATCCAGCGAATGTACTTTCCGAATCCCCGTTGCCGACGCTTCCGAACGGGGTTTTATGAGCCAGGGTGCTTCGGTGGTTTGCAAAAACGCCGTGACGGTTTCGTTGTGGAAAAGTGAGCAGAACGTTGGGACGCGAATTCCGGCGGCAAAGGCGCGCGTCCGCATTGCCAGCTTATCCCGGAAGTAACGCGCCGTGGTCTGGCCCATCCCGTCGATGCGGAAGGTTTCGCGAATAAGGGCTCCTTTCTCTACATCGAAGTCATCCAGAGCTACCACCCGGTCGATTCGGCGGGAGCGCATTGCATGAGCCAGTCCCGTAATCATCTGGTCTAGCACGTCGGGTGCGTTGCTGGGCGATGGCAGGAAAAAAAACTCGTCGATGGACTCACGGGGCCATGCTTCATTGGCAAGTTTCTGGTCGGTTAACAGGTAAACCGTGTTTCCTAACTCTTTACAGGCTTTCATGAAATCCTGACCTTTGAAGAACGTGGCGATGCACAGAAAAGAAAGTTGGCTCATACTTGCGGTAGTTCAGGTTTAGTTTTAGCCCTGTAACCTTTCTAAAAACGTTACAGGGCTATCATCCCGGATGGCTGGACGAAATAGTAAACTGTGTTTGGCGAAAAAAGATACGGCCAAATAGCCAGACAACGAATTTTCTTACTCCTTTCCGGCAAGAATCAACTGTAAATAAGCGATTAACAGCCGGATACCAAAACCGGTCGCGTTTTTTTGTGACCCAAACTCTGTATCGGAAAAAGCCATACCGGCAATGTCCAGATGCGCCCAGGCTGGGTGTTTCTCCGAAAACACTTCCAGAAACTTCGCGGCACTGATGGCTCCGGCAACGGGTTTGCCGCTGTAGTTTTTGATGTCGGCTACATCCGATTTTATGTCTTCGGTATAGGCATCCCATACCGGCAATCGCCAGAGTCGTTCTCCTGTCTGGTTGGCGGCCTTTGTAAGCATGGCAGCTAAGTCGTCATTAGGTGTAAACAGCCCGGCCGCATGGTAGCCCAGCGTGGCAATAACACTCCCCGTCAGGGTAGCCAGGTCAATGAGCACATCGGGCTGGTAATTGCGTACCATGTAGCCCAGCCCATCGGCCAGAATAACGCGGCCTTCGGCATCGGTGTCAATGATTTCGATTGTCTTGCCCGAGTAGGCCGTTACCACATCGCCGGGTTTGGTGGAGCGGCCATCCGTCGAGTTTTCGGTAGACGGGACAATCCCGATCACGTGGATGGGCAGTTTCAGTTTAGCAGCCACCTCCACCGTGCCGAGCACAGCCGCAGCCCCGCCCATATCGCTTTTCATAAGGTGCATATTGGACGACGTCTTGATAGACACTCCGCCCGTATCGAAGGTAACGCCCTTGCCTACCAGCCCAACTTTCCGGGGGTTTTCGACGCCTTCCGGCTTGTATTCGGCAATAATAAGCACTGGCGGCACATCGCTACCCTGACTCACGCTCAGCAGCGCCCCCAGTTTTTGCCGTTCGAGTTCGGCTTTGTCGAGCACCGTTACGCTGTAGCCAAACTGATTGCCGGACGCTACGGCCCAGTCGGCCAGCGTTTGCGGTTTTTTGTAATTGGCTGGGGCATTCATCAAATCCAGCATTTGCAGTTGCGTGTTGGCAATGGCCTCCGCGCGGGTCAGGGCTTCCTGCGCGACTGTCTGCTGGTCGGGGTTTACCTGAAGCGCCAATGCTCCGGCAGCGGTATAGAAGACGGGCGTTTCGGGTTTATCGGTCTGATACAGTTTCAGGTCATACCCGCCCCCCCGAACGCCCAGCACAACACCGGCGACTACGCTCCCCTCAAGAGTGGTGAGGTCGATAGCCAGCGTTGCGGGGAGTTTAGATTTCTGATCGAAAAAGAATTTCCGGAACGTCCGCAGCCAATCCATTTCCTGTGGGTCTTTGCCCAGACCAAGCAGGTATATTTTTTGCCCATTCTGTCCATACACAGCCAGAACTTCTTTGGCATCTGCTTTAAAATCGCGTTGCAGCACCTCAGCCGATACACCCAGCGTTGGGGCAAGGTGAGCCAGTTGGTCGGCCAGCGAATCGGATTGCAGAACAGGAATGATCAGATCACCGGCCTCCGGCGACAGTGTCGTTAAAGTGATATTCATAGTTACTTCCTCTTAATCTGTATTAGCAGGGAACAGGCCTTACCCTATAAAATTGATCAGAATACATCAGACCCCTTACTCTTAAAAACATAGAGTTTCCCGGTATTTATGTCAAAGGCCGAAAACTGTGACTCTTTTGCCGTTGAGATAAATAACTTGAAATAGCCTTTATGATTTCTAAGCCCTGAATTCGTATTGCAAGAACAACTGCTCTGCATAACTAATGCTAATTTTCTAACTACTCCTAAGCTATCAGCATATACATAATCGTTTTGAGTTACATATGTTGACAAAGTTGGTAGCTGATTCTTTTGTATTTCGAATTCGCCACAAATTATCCCTCCTCCCCAAAAAACAGAATTACCATTCATGAATTTGAGGGTTTTAGCGCTATTGTCAATACGTAAACCACTGATTCGTTCAGCCCACTCGATTGTGGAAAGAGGTTTTAGAAAATAATAAGATGTCAGTCCAACAGCAACTATAGCAATTACACTTAATAAGATTAGTGCCTTCTTACTATTCATAGATATACAACTCTAAATGACCTTGCCGTATCAGGCAGATTTCCTGCTGTAACTTCAGTTAATGATACGTTATTTCGGGCAGAAACTCAATAAAATAACCACTCTACGGCCTTTGGGAATTCCCGACTCCAGTGCGCTTCCTGGTGGGTACCGGTGGGATCGACGGATACACGAATATCAATGGAATGCCCGCCGTAGTTCTGACGAACCAGTGATTCATTGAAGCGCTGAATGTTAGGCACCATATAGATCGACTCCTGCTCGCCCCCGTAGGCATAAATTTTCATGGGAACAGGAGCCTGAAAGCGAATGGCGTCGAAATAGATTTTGGGGGAAATCCAGAGCGAAGGCGAGAAAACCATCAGCCGACCAAACACATCGGGGTGCAGCAGGCCCGCATAAATACTGATCAAACCACCCAGCGAACTACCGCCAACGCCGGTATGGGCCGCATCGGGCAAGGTTCGAAACCGCTTGTCGACGAGGGGCTTTATGGTTTGAAGGATAAAATCGAGGTAATACTTACCCCGCCCCTGACCGGCGCGGGTGCGGTTAAAGGTGAACTCCCGGATGCGCTCATCATTGGCATGGTCGATGGAAACCAGAATTACCTCGTGGTGATTCCGGGCGGCCAGCAGGGCCATTTTCTGATCGACCTCCCAGCTTCCGAAACCCGCGCCACCGCCGAACAGATTCTGGCCGTCGTGCAAATACAGAACGGGGTATTGTTTGTTGGAGGTCTCGTAATCGTGCGGAAGCAGCACATGAACCCGACGGGTGGCCCCCAGCTGAGGAGA is a window of Spirosoma linguale DSM 74 DNA encoding:
- a CDS encoding Biotin carboxylase-like protein (KEGG: bph:Bphy_7724 putative biotin carboxylase), with the translated sequence MSQLSFLCIATFFKGQDFMKACKELGNTVYLLTDQKLANEAWPRESIDEFFFLPSPSNAPDVLDQMITGLAHAMRSRRIDRVVALDDFDVEKGALIRETFRIDGMGQTTARYFRDKLAMRTRAFAAGIRVPTFCSLFHNETVTAFLQTTEAPWLIKPRSEASATGIRKVHSLDEAWSAIHLLGENRHNYLIEEFKPGTVYHVDSLSVDGKAVFTRVSQYLATPMEVSHGGGIFRTVTLPLHTPETDALRQINDQVLSAFGMRYSASHSEYIRGDHDGELYFLETSSRVGGAHIAEMVEAASGVNLWREWAKLETAIAHKEHYIPPTDTGRHAGLIISLARQQWPDLSVFSDPEVCWRISREYHVGLIAQAGDRGRIRTLLDEYMHRIYTEFHASAPLPDKPTN
- a CDS encoding putative esterase (PFAM: putative esterase~KEGG: pat:Patl_2339 putative esterase), with product MAFSLRLELRTHITDDRPVFVSGNFCDWFPDLDRFQMQPVAPGEFVYEFPEGVDLPDTLEYKYTRGGWDHVELGASGEGVTNRRATVSQSVVQDYVPHWRWFGMPFNPDFLPKIELLGDTFESPQLGATRRVHVLLPHDYETSNKQYPVLYLHDGQNLFGGGAGFGSWEVDQKMALLAARNHHEVILVSIDHANDERIREFTFNRTRAGQGRGKYYLDFILQTIKPLVDKRFRTLPDAAHTGVGGSSLGGLISIYAGLLHPDVFGRLMVFSPSLWISPKIYFDAIRFQAPVPMKIYAYGGEQESIYMVPNIQRFNESLVRQNYGGHSIDIRVSVDPTGTHQEAHWSREFPKAVEWLFY
- a CDS encoding Leucyl aminopeptidase (PFAM: peptidase M17 leucyl aminopeptidase domain protein~KEGG: azo:azo2904 cytosol aminopeptidase), translating into MNITLTTLSPEAGDLIIPVLQSDSLADQLAHLAPTLGVSAEVLQRDFKADAKEVLAVYGQNGQKIYLLGLGKDPQEMDWLRTFRKFFFDQKSKLPATLAIDLTTLEGSVVAGVVLGVRGGGYDLKLYQTDKPETPVFYTAAGALALQVNPDQQTVAQEALTRAEAIANTQLQMLDLMNAPANYKKPQTLADWAVASGNQFGYSVTVLDKAELERQKLGALLSVSQGSDVPPVLIIAEYKPEGVENPRKVGLVGKGVTFDTGGVSIKTSSNMHLMKSDMGGAAAVLGTVEVAAKLKLPIHVIGIVPSTENSTDGRSTKPGDVVTAYSGKTIEIIDTDAEGRVILADGLGYMVRNYQPDVLIDLATLTGSVIATLGYHAAGLFTPNDDLAAMLTKAANQTGERLWRLPVWDAYTEDIKSDVADIKNYSGKPVAGAISAAKFLEVFSEKHPAWAHLDIAGMAFSDTEFGSQKNATGFGIRLLIAYLQLILAGKE